The Dethiosulfovibrio peptidovorans DSM 11002 genome has a window encoding:
- a CDS encoding ribose-phosphate diphosphokinase, with product MIFSGTAHKAFADKICSELDVPLCRASHFRFSDGEIGLSIEESVRGADAFVVQPTCYPVNENLMELLIMVDALKRASAYRINLVIPYFGYARQDRKTKARDPISGKLVANLLETAGAHRVISADLHAGQIQGFFDIPVDHLMGVPLLASYFKKQLAEDLEDRKVTVVAPDVGGVVRARKFAVLLNSDLAIVDKRRSHEVANYCEVMAVIGDVSGKVAILVDDIIDTAGTIVNAAKALKERGASKVYCCATHGILSGPAVERLASDEVDGVILTDSIKLPDERKLDKITQLSIAPLFAEAIRRVHVDSSVSSLFD from the coding sequence ATGATCTTTTCCGGAACGGCTCATAAGGCTTTCGCGGATAAGATTTGCTCCGAGCTCGACGTCCCTCTGTGCAGGGCCAGTCACTTTAGGTTTTCCGACGGGGAGATAGGCCTTTCCATCGAGGAAAGCGTCCGAGGTGCCGACGCGTTCGTCGTGCAACCGACGTGTTATCCTGTGAACGAAAACCTCATGGAGCTTCTGATCATGGTGGACGCGTTGAAGAGGGCATCCGCCTATAGGATAAATTTGGTCATTCCCTATTTCGGATATGCCAGACAGGACAGAAAGACCAAGGCGAGAGATCCCATTTCGGGAAAACTCGTGGCGAACCTTTTGGAGACTGCCGGCGCTCACAGGGTTATCTCTGCGGATCTTCACGCCGGTCAGATCCAGGGTTTTTTCGATATCCCGGTGGACCATCTGATGGGTGTGCCTCTTCTGGCCTCGTACTTCAAAAAACAGCTTGCCGAGGATCTGGAGGACAGAAAGGTCACGGTAGTAGCACCAGACGTCGGCGGGGTCGTGAGGGCCAGGAAGTTCGCGGTTTTGTTGAATTCGGACCTGGCCATAGTCGATAAAAGACGTTCCCATGAGGTGGCCAACTACTGTGAGGTTATGGCCGTCATAGGCGATGTCTCCGGTAAGGTCGCTATCTTGGTGGATGATATAATCGATACTGCGGGAACCATCGTCAACGCAGCCAAGGCATTGAAGGAACGGGGAGCGTCTAAGGTGTATTGTTGCGCCACTCACGGAATCCTCTCCGGTCCTGCGGTGGAGCGTCTGGCCTCGGACGAGGTGGATGGAGTGATCTTAACCGACAGTATCAAGTTGCCGGATGAGAGAAAACTGGATAAAATTACTCAGTTGTCCATAGCGCCTTTGTTCGCCGAAGCTATACGTAGAGTACATGTGGACAGTTCGGTGAGCAGTCTTTTCGACTGA